Below is a genomic region from Henckelia pumila isolate YLH828 chromosome 3, ASM3356847v2, whole genome shotgun sequence.
CTTCGTTcatttttacaaaataaatagatGGTCCAACACTTCCCTCAAAGTTCACGCGGGGGAAaggaattttataaaattatacaaCAATAATTGAAATTGTGATTTTTGGTAAAAGTTTTCTGTTTTAAATGATTTCGTGAATGtgagaaaaaaaattggaaaacgatttacataaaaagataaaattaagTGAAAAAAGAAGCAAATTAAGgataatttcaaaatattgcaaaataGATGTACACAGTTTTTATGAAGTATACATTTTCTTACAAAGCTCGGTttggaatttgaaatttgaggtAGAGTCCAACTCAGAGAAACTGTTGAAAAGAAGCTCTTACAATCAATGGAGAAAGTTTCGAGCCGGGTACTATTCTGGGGCTGGTGGCAGACTCGATTCATTTTTTATGAACATGTCGGGAAATATGTGAACCAGCGATGTCTGGTAACATTAAGCGTCGATACGCCGGTTGAAACTGGGTTAGCTCATGGTGATGGTTCTTTTTTCATATTACTCCTGCGGGTCTGCAAATGCTCATTCTGGGGTTTACGCATAAACTTAACCAACATCCATTAACGGATGTTGTACCCCTCGTGGACGTTATCTAGGCATCAATCCGAAAATGTctacaatatatatatcatttcagGTAGCTCGTGGACCGGATATTATTCGGGAATTTTAGGTACTACCCAGATCCACGTTTCTTTTTAATCAACCCGACATAGAGCAAAGAAAACAAACGAAAATGAAGAGCATAAGATTACGTCTACTGTCCACAATGGAATCATGAGATGGTTCGATGACTATTCTGAAGGGAATGGCGCCTGGGTGACTCCAATGATTAAACTGGATGGTTTTTAAGAAGTGTATTGAAGGGAGAACTTGATCAACAAAGAATTTGAAACATTATTCCAAGAAAAGAGATGTTACGTTTTTCTCACCATGTGCTATCTTGTCCCTTAAAAGTCCATGGCAATTGGCACCAGTGGTTGTGGGGATCTTGACCCTGCCACAACGTCCCTCGATGAACTTCTGCTTTATAACAATGAGCGTCCAGGAAGAACAGAGAATGATCATTCTCGACGTCCTCCTGTTGTCTGTAAACATTACAGCTTCGCTTTATCATTTGGTCATCCACGAAAAAATCAGCCTGGAATAATGTTTCTTTGAACCATCAAACTAGACACTCCTCTGTCTCCTCATTCTTATGTCCAAGTCGTAAATCGCTGGTTGATATTTTACAGCATCGTTGTCAGGCAAAGGGAAGCTTTGTTGCAAAATAGGAAAACAACATATATCTTTGCAAGATCGGGATGCATGAATAATTGCGGGTACTAACTGTCATGCAAGTCGCAAAGCTTGAAGGCAAACAAATGAAACAGTAGCTTAAGCACTTGGTGTCATAAGAATTTCAGTTCATGCATGTACTTGTGTAAGCGCATGCAAGCTAGCAATGCATCTTCAAGTATAATGACAATTATCACAGTAAAGGGTTCCTATTGACGTCTTTGTACAGCAAATAGCGGGTCCTGGTCTTGCCAAGGGCACCATACCTGGATAGCAATTATGTGAAATTGAAGTGAGATACATCATAAAGATCCCTACATAGATCATATTTGTTCACCACTTACCACTGAGGAACAAATGGGGCCATCCATATAGCATCACCCGCTTCAACTGGATACCTGTCACACATttggaattatgaaaatttattaCCACAACAAATATATTCCAAAACAAgcaaatacatacatatattatacacacatacacacacgaGTTTTCATTTACGTGTTCTTACCAGCTGTTCCCTAAGCGGTATACTCCTTGCCCCTCCAAAATCAGCAGACCATGCTGATTATAGTGAACTTCCTGCCAATATGCAAAACACCCAATTAAAACATCAAAAATACTGATTTAATATTAGTTGTGAAGACTGGGATCGagttaaataaaaatttgatagtattttgattttatttaagtttgggaGGAGAGTATCAGTAATTTCTGATCAATAGGGATTGTATATTCATTGTTTTGTATACATAGGTGTATAATACTTCACAGAAAAATATATGCAAGAAATATATTTTTCCCTACAAAAAACAGATCAACATTATACCTTAACATTGAGGAATTCACCCGGCTGAAAATCCATGATCTGCACCCACCAAAAAATATCAGTAAAACACAGAGTCGAGAAGGAAAACAAGGATAAAgattatatcaaaaatatacattgaatttaaaattagaagCAGAAAAACTAACATAACTAAAATGAGGCAAGCGTCGAAGAAACCAAAATCTATTAACCTAAGAGGTGAAATTACTTGGAAATCTTTTGtttcttaaaattcaaacattagACATCAGGCAGGAAATGCAGGGACATTGAAAGTCATTACTTGGTGAATTATCGTTGGCTGAATTTTAAAGTTGAATGTAAtttgcaatatcaaataagcaTTGTATAAGACACAACTTACATGGATGTTGAAATCATAAGCCAAAGAGGTCGGAAGAAGTTTCCTCAGCTCAAAAACCTGAAGGAATATCAGGTGGCGGGTCAGAACTATAATATGTGGCATCAAAATAGATCATATGCCCTAAACATAAATCTACCTCGCCTGGGGTTTCAAGAAGGGGCTGCTTATCGGTTGAACCAACAATCAGCTCAGCCTTATGGTTTTCGAAATAGGCATGCCTGAGATAAAAGGAACAATACATGTGACAATGTAACGagtaattttaataaatttttgcaCCAGTCATTTTTTCCCGATAAATTTGGAGATTGAAGCAAAAAATCGATATGGTAAACGAGAGAATCAACTAAAAAAAACCTTCTTTCGAATAAAATAAGAGTGGCAGAATTGTCAGATATGAAGGAATGTTCCAAGTTTGGAGGAAGATAGGCGTACGAGTCCACCTACAAGTTTTACAGATAACATCAGCATATGTTTCTTTGGAAACCATACAAAGACTGTTTAACCATAACATCGACGAATATGCAAAGGACtttacatgttttaaatgcaCATGATTACcacatatttttattatatattgcgTGTGACGCAAAATCCTGATGGTTGCTGATCATCTCATGAAGTAGATGAGCTACAATTTGCATTACCTCTAGCTTGTGATTTATGCCAGACATCTCACTGAGAGTTACCACGCCTTGAAGGACAAACAAGAACCTGATTTTTCAACACAGTAGTGTTCATTAAAGGTAAAGCAATATACCAAAAACTAACAAAAGCTAAGCTTTGCTGACCTCTCAACATCACTTGGAGGTAGTCCAGATTTCGAATTTTCTGCAAATATtcccaaaaatcaaataaagaagTATTCTTTTTCTGAATAGAGTACAAGAATTTTACAAATCACACCTTGCATCTTTGCCAAATACATTACAAAATGTGAGCCCATGGGGGGAGCAATAAGATAAGCACCCAGAGTGTTAATCCTGCGAAACCAACCAAAACTCGAAGATCAAGCTTGTTTAATGAAtgaaataactaaataaatcaCCGAGTTGATTGTACCAGTCCGGCAAAGGGCCAAACACATGACTTTCAGGAGTAATCAGAGCATGGTCCTTTTCGTAAACACTGCGGGTGAATCCAGGTAACTCTGAAAAAACCAACACAAACGAAAATCAGAGGCTGTATCAAATCCATCCGCACACATGGATTTGAACATTATTTCACAAGCAACAAAAACAAGGGACTCACCTCGAAGATGAGCAGGTGAAAGAGTGGGGTAGGTGGCTTTCCAATAAAGTGGCTGTGATTCCAAGATTGATGGAGCAGAACAAAACCCTTGTTGCGAAAATGAGATTCCCAAATCACCTTAATTCAATTTCACGTTAGCATACACAAAGCGAAAGCCGAATCTAATttaatcccaaacaaaaaaaaaaaaaa
It encodes:
- the LOC140890435 gene encoding (S)-ureidoglycine aminohydrolase, whose amino-acid sequence is MESFSVHSLLLALFLLCDLGISFSQQGFCSAPSILESQPLYWKATYPTLSPAHLRELPGFTRSVYEKDHALITPESHVFGPLPDWINTLGAYLIAPPMGSHFVMYLAKMQENSKSGLPPSDVERFLFVLQGVVTLSEMSGINHKLEVDSYAYLPPNLEHSFISDNSATLILFERRHAYFENHKAELIVGSTDKQPLLETPGEVFELRKLLPTSLAYDFNIHIMDFQPGEFLNVKEVHYNQHGLLILEGQGVYRLGNSWYPVEAGDAIWMAPFVPQWYGALGKTRTRYLLYKDVNRNPLL